One genomic window of Psychrobacillus sp. INOP01 includes the following:
- a CDS encoding peptidylprolyl isomerase has protein sequence MTKKGYFLMDSGEKIEFDLFPNEAPNTVANFEELANSGFYNGVVFHRVIPGFVSQGGDPTGTGMGGSGKNIKCETAGNPHTHQAGSLSMAHAGKDTGSSQFFIVHEPQPHLNGVHTVFGQVTSGLEVAKAMKNGAKMEKVEVFDAE, from the coding sequence ATGACAAAAAAAGGTTATTTTTTAATGGATTCTGGAGAAAAAATTGAATTTGATTTATTCCCAAATGAGGCACCAAACACAGTAGCAAACTTTGAAGAGTTAGCAAACAGCGGATTTTATAACGGAGTAGTATTCCACCGTGTAATTCCTGGCTTCGTAAGCCAAGGTGGAGATCCAACTGGTACAGGTATGGGCGGTAGCGGAAAAAACATTAAATGTGAGACAGCTGGAAACCCACACACACACCAAGCAGGAAGCCTTTCTATGGCGCATGCTGGTAAAGATACAGGTTCTAGCCAATTCTTCATCGTTCATGAGCCACAACCACATTTAAACGGTGTTCATACTGTTTTCGGTCAAGTAACAAGTGGTCTTGAAGTAGCAAAAGCTATGAAAAATGGCGCTAAAATGGAAAAAGTAGAAGTTTTCGACGCTGAATAA